One region of Rana temporaria chromosome 9, aRanTem1.1, whole genome shotgun sequence genomic DNA includes:
- the SLITRK2 gene encoding SLIT and NTRK-like protein 2: MLNSILLLSVISVTAILKTESRKTAKDICKIRCLCEEKENVLNINCENKGFTSVSLLLPPQSRIYQLFLNGNLLSRLYPNEFVNYSNAVTLHLGNNELQEIRTGAFNGLKTLKRLHLNNNKLEVLKEETFLGLESLEYLQADYNFISVIEAGAFSKLNKLKVLILNDNLLLSLPNNVFRFVLLTHLDLRGNRLKMLPFAGVLEHIGGIMEIQLEENPWNCTCDLIPLKAWLDTITVFVGEIVCETPFRLHGKDVTQLTRQDLCPRKSASDTNQRSVHPAFPDTRVQRMPPTFNPAVTPTRPPKASRPPKTRNRPTPRVTVSKDRQIFGPIMVYQTKSPVPLSCPETCVCTSQTSDSGLNVNCQERKISNISDLQPKPSSPRKFYLTGNYLQTVYKTDLLEFSSLDLLHLGNNRIAIIQEGAFSNLTSLRRLYLNGNYLEVLYPSMFDGLFSLQYLYLEYNVIKDIFPRTFDALSNLQLLFLNNNLLRSLPDNVFGGTALTRLNLRNNHFSYLPVKGVLDQLTAFIQIDLQENPWDCTCDILGLKNWIEQSSSTVVVQEVTCESPLKHAGEHLRIMPKETICPENPHLADATMLSFNHKSHTPHPYSVSPTPYPELHSEVPLSVLILGLLVVFILSVCFGAGLFVFVLKRRKGVQSVSGSSANNLDLSSFQLQYSSYNPSSNDKTEAHVYNYIPPPVGQMCQNPIYMQKEGDPVAYYRNLQEFSYSKLEHKKEDPTAYTISTTDLLEKSSTPAEPELLYQNIAERIKELPSGGVVHYNFCTLPKRQLMPAYESRRQNQDRINKTVLYGTPRKYFAEQSKQEHLFLQGKMQSEPDYLEVLEKQTAISQL, from the coding sequence ATGCTGAACAGCATTTTGTTGCTGAGTGTTATATCAGTGACTGCGATCTTAAAGACAGAGAGTCGTAAAACTGCCAAAGACATATGCAAGATTCGCTGTTTGTGCGAGGAAAAGGAAAATGTGCTAAATATCAATTGCGAAAACAAAGGCTTTACCAGTGTCAGTTTACTGCTTCCACCACAGTCTAGAATATACCAGCTTTTCCTTAATGGCAACTTACTAAGCAGGCTGTACCCGAACGAGTTTGTCAATTACTCCAATGCAGTGACTCTACATCTAGGCAACAACGAGCTGCAAGAAATCAGGACTGGAGCTTTCAACGGGCTAAAGACACTGAAAAGATTGCAtctaaataataacaaattaGAAGTATTAAAAGAAGAAACTTTCCTGGGCCTTGAGAGTCTTGAATATCTCCAAGCAGATTACAATTTCATCAGTGTCATTGAAGCTGGGGCTTTCAGCAAACTGAATAAATTAAAAGTATTGATACTGAATGACAATCTTCTGCTTTCTCTACCAAACAACGTCTTTCGCTTCGTACTTTTAACCCATTTGGATCTGAGAGGTAATAGACTTAAAATGCTGCCCTTTGCTGGTGTCCTTGAACACATTGGTGGGATCATGGAGATTCAGCTTGAGGAGAACCCTTGGAATTGTACTTGTGATTTGATTCCACTGAAAGCATGGCTAGATACCATTACAGTATTTGTAGGGGAGATTGTCTGTGAGACCCCCTTTAGGCTTCATGGGAAAGATGTCACTCAGCTTACCAGACAAGATCTGTGCCCCAGGAAAAGTGCCAGTGATACAAATCAAAGGTCTGTTCACCCAGCTTTTCCAGATACTCGTGTACAAAGGATGCCTCCAACATTTAACCCTGCAGTAACCCCAACCAGACCTCCCAAGGCCAGCAGACCTCCGAAAACTAGAAACAGACCCACTCCTAGAGTAACAGTGTCCAAAGATAGGCAAATCTTTGGGCCTATCATGGTTTATCAAACCAAGTCTCCAGTTCCTCTAAGCTGTCCTGAAACTTGTGTTTGTACCTCACAGACCTCTGACAGTGGCTTAAATGTTAATTGCCAAGAGAGGAAAATCAGCAACATATCTGATCTTCAACCTAAGCCCAGCAGCCCAAGGAAATTCTACCTGACTGGCAATTATTTGCAAACTGTTTATAAAACTGATCTTCTTGAATTTAGCTCCCTGGATTtgttacatttaggaaataaccgAATTGCAATTATACAGGAAGGTGCCTTTTCTAACCTCACAAGTTTACGTAGACTTTACCTTAACGGCAACTACCTTGAAGTACTCTACCCCTCTATGTTTGATGGTTTGTTCAGCTTGCAATACCTTTATTTAGAGTACAATGTAATTAAGGACATTTTCCCACGTACATTTGATGCCCTGAGCAATCTCCAGCTCTTGTTCCTAAACAACAATTTGCTGAGATCACTTCCTGACAACGTATTTGGTGGCACAGCCCTGACAAGGCTTAATTTAAGAAACAATCACTTTTCTTACTTGCCTGTAAAGGGAGTTCTTGATCAGCTCACTGCCTTCATCCAAATAGATCTCCAGGAAAACCCTTGGGATTGTACATGTGATATTTTAGGTCTTAAGAACTGGATTGAGCAATCAAGTTCAACTGTGGTTGTCCAAGAAGTAACCTGTGAGTCACCACTGAAACATGCTGGGGAGCATTTAAGGATTATGCCTAAGGAGACAATCTGTCCAGAAAACCCACATTTAGCTGATGCCACTATGTTATCATTTAATCATAAATCCCACACACCACATCCTTACAGTGTATCACCAACCCCCTACCCTGAATTGCACTCAGAGGTTCCACTGTCAGTGTTAATTTTGGGATTATTAGTCGTTTTTATCCTGTCTGTGTGCTTTGGGGCTGGGCTTTTTGTCTTTGTACTCAAAAGAAGGAAAGGGGTACAGAGTGTTTCAGGCAGTAGTGCAAACAATTTAGATCTCAGTTCTTTTCAGCTCCAGTATAGTTCATACAATCCCAGTTCCAATGACAAAACTGAGGCTCATGTGTACAACTACATACCACCACCGGTTGGGCAAATGTGCCAAAATCCAATCTACATGCAAAAAGAAGGAGATCCTGTTGCTTATTACAGAAACCTACAAGAGTTTAGCTATAGTAAACTGGAACACAAAAAGGAAGATCCAACTGCATATACAATAAGCACAACTGACCTGCTGGAAAAGTCCTCCACCCCAGCAGAACCAGAACTTTTGTACCAGAACATTGCAGAGAGGATAAAGGAGCTGCCCAGTGGAGGGGTAGTTCATTATAACTTTTGCACCCTGCCCAAAAGGCAGCTTATGCCTGCCTATGAGTCGAGGCGTCAGAATCAGGACAGGATTAATAAAACTGTTTTATATGGCACCCCCAGAAAATATTTTGCTGAACAATCTAAACAGGAGCATCTTTTTCTTCAAGGAAAAATGCAGTCAGAGCCAGATTACCTTGAGGTTTTGGAAAAGCAAACTGCAATAAGTCAGCTGTAG